Proteins from a single region of Styela clava chromosome 1, kaStyClav1.hap1.2, whole genome shotgun sequence:
- the LOC120348426 gene encoding uncharacterized protein LOC120348426, with the protein MNMKTFLLIASCVMLFGKGSAIMCYNCTSVSLFPVEGCGDGKNMDDEFLVECPEEKPYCSVLLMDGVFPGYNDPMRTYQRGCSDSLMNTCFPSPAGFDGTSCFTTCKTDGCNTEQTTKPVARVATLAPPAFSESATVPNPESPKSEAMVTPETTPEPTSKPEPSSTPEPESTPEPSKQPKPEPATTPETADTTTKSDAQKVGLQIHTIINLFVCIVCTILFTGFRSN; encoded by the exons ATGAACATGAAGACTTTTCTATTGATTGCCTCCTGTGTTATGCTGTTTGGTAAAG GCTCTGCTATTATGTGCTACAACTGCACTTCTGTATCATTATTCCCAGTGGAAGGCTGTGGAGACGGGAAGAACATGGACGATGAATTTCTTGTGGAATGTCCTGAAGAGAAACCTTACTGCTCTGTATTACTTATGGATGGAGTAT TTCCAGGCTATAATGATCCTATGCGGACGTACCAGCGAGGCTGTTCTGATTCGCTGATGAATACCTGCTTCCCTTCCCCTGCTGGGTTTGACGGAACAAGCTGCTTCACAACTTGCAAAACAG ACGGTTGCAACACGGAACAAACTACAAAACCGGTTGCCCGAGTAGCGACTCTTGCACCGCCGGCTTTCTCAGAATCTGCGACGGTTCCAAATCCAGAATCCCCCAAATCTGAAGCAATGGTAACACCAGAGACCACACCCGAGCCAACAAGCAAACCAGAACCTTCTTCAACACCGGAGCCGGAGTCAACTCCGGAACCCTCAAAACAACCGAAACCGGAACCGGCAACTACTCCAGAAACAGCCGATACTACGACAAAAAGCGACGCACAAAAAGTTGGACTCCAAATTCACACAATCATTAATTTATTCGTCTGCATAGTCTGCACAATTTTGTTTACAGGATTTAGAAGCAATTAA